The following proteins come from a genomic window of Chryseobacterium glaciei:
- the fusA gene encoding elongation factor G gives MSRDLKFTRNIGIAAHIDAGKTTTTERILFYTGVNHKIGEVHDGASTMDWMEQEAERGITITSAATTCSWNFPTDQGKILPESKPYHFNIIDTPGHVDFTVEVNRSLRVLDGLVFLFSAVDGVEPQSETNWRLADNYKVARMGFVNKMDRQGADFLNVVNQVKTMLGSNAVPIVLPIGAEEDFKGVVDLIKNRAIIWDEAGQGATFEVVPIPEDMKAEVLEYREKLVEAVADYDDTLMEKFFEDPDSISEEEINEALRKATIDLSIIPMTCGSSFKNKGVQFMLDAVCKYLPSPLDKDDIKGTDPRTDLEVTRKPDVKEPFAALAFKIATDPFVGRLAFFRAYSGRLDAGSYILNTRSGDKERISRIYQMHANKQNPVDYIEAGDIGAAVGFKSIKTGDTMCDEKNPIILESMVFPDPVIGIAVEPKTKADQDKMGNALAKLAEEDPTFQVKTDEASGQTIISGMGELHLDILVDRMRREFKVEVNQGQPQVEYKENLTRVAQHREVYKKQSGGKGKFADIVFELGPAEEGKIGLEFINEIKGGNVPREFVPAIEKGFKAAMKNGPLAGFEVEGIKVVLKDGSFHAVDSDALSFELAAKLGFKEAGRAAKPVIMEPIMKLEVVTPEEYMGNIIGDLNKRRGTISGQEEKNGAVVIKGSVPLSEMFGYVTTLRTLSSGRATSSMELEKYQATPQNVAEDIIAKAKG, from the coding sequence ATGAGTAGAGATCTTAAATTTACAAGAAATATTGGTATTGCTGCCCACATTGATGCGGGGAAAACTACCACTACAGAAAGAATCTTATTTTATACAGGTGTAAACCACAAGATTGGTGAAGTTCACGATGGTGCTTCTACAATGGACTGGATGGAGCAGGAAGCAGAAAGAGGTATTACAATTACTTCTGCTGCAACTACTTGTTCTTGGAATTTCCCAACAGATCAAGGGAAAATCTTACCTGAAAGTAAGCCTTACCACTTCAACATTATTGATACACCGGGACACGTTGACTTCACAGTAGAAGTAAACAGATCTCTAAGAGTATTAGATGGTTTGGTATTCTTATTCTCTGCAGTAGATGGAGTAGAGCCTCAGTCTGAAACAAACTGGAGACTTGCTGACAACTATAAAGTTGCAAGAATGGGATTTGTAAACAAAATGGACAGACAAGGTGCTGACTTCCTTAACGTGGTAAACCAGGTTAAGACGATGTTAGGATCAAACGCAGTTCCAATCGTTTTACCAATCGGTGCTGAAGAAGATTTCAAAGGTGTTGTTGACTTAATTAAAAACAGAGCTATCATCTGGGATGAAGCAGGACAAGGAGCTACTTTCGAAGTAGTGCCAATACCTGAAGACATGAAGGCTGAAGTTCTTGAATACAGAGAGAAACTAGTAGAAGCTGTTGCTGACTACGATGATACTTTGATGGAGAAATTCTTCGAAGATCCGGATTCAATCTCTGAAGAAGAAATCAACGAAGCTCTAAGAAAAGCTACTATTGATCTTTCTATTATCCCTATGACTTGTGGTTCTTCATTTAAGAATAAAGGAGTACAGTTCATGTTGGATGCAGTATGTAAATATTTGCCTTCTCCATTGGATAAAGATGATATCAAAGGTACTGACCCTAGAACAGATCTTGAAGTTACAAGAAAACCAGACGTAAAAGAGCCTTTCGCGGCTTTAGCATTCAAAATTGCTACTGACCCATTCGTGGGAAGACTAGCATTCTTCAGAGCATACTCTGGAAGATTAGATGCAGGTTCTTATATCTTGAACACTCGTTCAGGAGATAAAGAAAGAATCTCTAGAATCTATCAAATGCACGCTAACAAGCAAAATCCTGTAGATTATATTGAAGCAGGAGATATTGGTGCAGCTGTAGGTTTTAAATCTATCAAAACAGGTGATACAATGTGTGACGAGAAAAACCCGATCATTCTTGAATCGATGGTTTTCCCTGATCCGGTAATTGGTATCGCTGTTGAACCTAAAACTAAAGCAGACCAGGATAAAATGGGTAACGCTCTAGCTAAATTAGCTGAAGAAGATCCTACTTTCCAGGTTAAAACTGACGAAGCTTCTGGGCAAACTATTATCTCAGGAATGGGTGAACTTCACCTTGATATTCTTGTAGATCGTATGAGAAGAGAATTCAAAGTTGAAGTAAACCAAGGTCAGCCTCAGGTTGAATACAAAGAAAATCTTACAAGAGTTGCTCAACACAGAGAAGTTTACAAAAAACAATCTGGTGGTAAGGGTAAATTTGCTGATATCGTATTCGAACTTGGACCTGCTGAAGAAGGTAAAATTGGTCTAGAATTTATTAACGAAATCAAAGGTGGTAACGTTCCTAGAGAATTTGTTCCTGCAATTGAAAAAGGCTTTAAAGCTGCAATGAAAAACGGTCCTTTGGCTGGTTTCGAAGTTGAAGGTATTAAAGTTGTTCTTAAAGACGGATCTTTCCACGCAGTGGATTCTGATGCACTTTCTTTCGAATTAGCTGCTAAATTAGGATTTAAAGAAGCGGGACGTGCTGCTAAGCCAGTAATCATGGAGCCTATTATGAAATTGGAGGTTGTAACTCCGGAAGAATATATGGGTAACATCATTGGTGACCTTAACAAGAGAAGAGGTACAATCAGTGGACAAGAAGAAAAGAACGGTGCCGTTGTAATCAAAGGTTCAGTTCCACTTTCTGAAATGTTTGGATATGTAACAACTCTAAGAACACTTTCATCAGGAAGAGCTACTTCTTCTATGGAATTAGAGAAGTACCAAGCTACTCCTCAAAACGTTGCTGAAGATATCATTGCTAAAGCAAAAGGTTAA
- the rpsG gene encoding 30S ribosomal protein S7 codes for MRKTKAKKRPLLPDPKFNDQLVTRFVNNLMLDGKKSIAFKIFYDALDLVEAKKGETEKTALEIWKDALTNVMPHVEVRSRRVGGANFQIPMPIRADRKISMAMKWLIKYSTARNDKSMALKLANEVVAASREEGAAYKKKSDTHKMAEANKAFSHFKF; via the coding sequence ATGAGAAAGACAAAAGCGAAAAAAAGACCGTTGTTACCAGATCCGAAATTTAATGATCAATTGGTAACAAGATTTGTAAACAATTTAATGCTAGACGGTAAGAAGTCTATCGCATTCAAAATATTCTACGATGCATTAGACCTTGTAGAAGCTAAAAAAGGAGAAACTGAAAAAACTGCCCTTGAAATCTGGAAAGATGCATTAACAAACGTTATGCCTCACGTAGAAGTACGTTCTAGAAGAGTAGGTGGAGCTAACTTCCAGATTCCTATGCCAATCAGAGCTGATAGAAAAATTTCTATGGCAATGAAATGGTTAATCAAATATTCTACAGCTAGAAATGATAAGTCTATGGCTTTGAAATTAGCTAACGAAGTTGTAGCTGCTTCTAGAGAAGAAGGTGCTGCTTACAAGAAAAAATCTGATACTCACAAAATGGCGGAAGCTAACAAAGCTTTCTCACACTTTAAATTCTAA
- a CDS encoding zinc-dependent metalloprotease, with the protein MKTKLPLVLFAVASSMVSAQWNKTTPTKDVVKKSDNSIYYQLDIDKIRTQLLRAPKYGEGSGITVNIPTLNGKTERFVVNSLPVIDEAMASQYQLGSYVGTGIDDPSKYIRFSVAPNDFQSMVISNGKYEFIEPATQDKSVYSIHGKSGKNGHAFTCSTKESKESVAKLQQMQASGLASKSNDKKYHTLRLAMSVTGEYTTYFGGTANALAQVNATLTRVNGVFEQEFNLHLNMVSAPNLIFTTASSDPYSNASQMCKWNNELMNTLHGGAYGVTDTSFDIGHLFGRTGGGGNAGCIGCIGSNDVSTTSYSAANGGCGYAYISPNNYKGSGITSPADGVPMGDTFDIDYVAHELGHQLGDSHTYSFYEDFLNQEVEPGSGSTIMGYAGITGPSTDLQDHSDPYFHSVSIDQVQAVLTTATVDVETPITNNTPVVTAMPTTYTIPKSTAFVLNAVATDPDGDALTYNWEQVDPCTLDDGIDNTNIGSETSGAIFRSWPAVTTPTRYFPKLATVLGGAVANVVDFESASNVARTTHFRVTVRDNKPAGQAQTAYATQTIVVGSASAFTVNTSTLTPNTNSTITWVVSGTTASPYNVANVKIDYTFDGGATWTVLAASVPNSGTASVLIPASLAGKSGHVRVSAIGNVFYAVKQNNVATLGTSEVGNVKTVQIYPNPVDDILNVKNISSKSTYEIYNAPGQLISKGTIGDGKIVVRDLVKGVYFININENGTDLKTKFVKK; encoded by the coding sequence ATGAAGACAAAATTACCCCTTGTATTATTTGCAGTTGCCTCTTCAATGGTAAGTGCGCAATGGAACAAGACGACACCGACGAAAGATGTGGTTAAAAAGAGTGACAATTCGATTTATTATCAACTTGATATTGATAAAATAAGAACTCAATTATTGAGAGCTCCGAAATACGGGGAAGGAAGCGGAATTACCGTAAATATTCCAACCTTAAATGGAAAGACAGAGCGATTTGTAGTTAATAGCTTACCTGTAATTGACGAAGCAATGGCAAGTCAATATCAATTAGGATCTTATGTTGGAACCGGAATTGATGATCCGAGTAAATATATCAGATTCAGTGTAGCTCCTAACGATTTTCAGTCTATGGTAATCAGCAATGGAAAATATGAATTCATTGAACCTGCAACACAAGATAAATCTGTTTATTCAATCCACGGGAAAAGTGGTAAAAATGGTCATGCTTTTACATGTAGTACAAAAGAAAGTAAAGAATCTGTAGCTAAACTTCAACAAATGCAAGCTTCTGGTTTAGCTTCGAAATCTAATGATAAAAAATATCATACACTTAGATTGGCAATGTCTGTTACAGGAGAATATACAACATATTTTGGAGGGACAGCTAATGCTTTAGCACAAGTGAATGCAACTTTGACAAGAGTGAACGGCGTTTTCGAACAAGAATTTAACCTGCACCTTAATATGGTGAGTGCACCAAATCTTATTTTTACAACTGCTTCTTCTGATCCTTACAGTAATGCAAGCCAAATGTGTAAATGGAATAACGAATTAATGAACACTTTACATGGTGGAGCTTATGGCGTTACAGATACAAGTTTCGACATAGGGCATTTGTTTGGAAGAACAGGTGGAGGCGGTAACGCAGGATGTATTGGTTGTATAGGAAGTAATGATGTTTCTACAACTAGTTATAGTGCAGCTAATGGAGGTTGTGGCTATGCCTACATCTCTCCGAATAATTATAAAGGAAGTGGTATAACTTCTCCAGCAGATGGAGTTCCGATGGGTGATACTTTTGATATCGATTATGTAGCTCATGAACTGGGGCACCAGTTGGGTGATTCGCACACTTACAGTTTTTATGAAGATTTCTTAAATCAAGAAGTTGAACCGGGATCAGGCTCTACAATTATGGGATATGCAGGAATTACAGGACCGTCTACAGATCTTCAGGATCACTCAGATCCTTATTTCCACAGTGTGAGTATAGATCAGGTTCAGGCAGTTCTTACAACTGCAACCGTTGATGTAGAAACACCGATTACTAATAACACACCGGTTGTTACAGCAATGCCAACAACTTATACGATACCTAAATCAACAGCGTTTGTATTGAATGCTGTAGCTACTGATCCTGATGGAGATGCATTAACATATAACTGGGAACAAGTAGATCCATGTACGTTGGATGACGGAATTGATAATACCAATATTGGAAGCGAAACTTCAGGTGCTATCTTCAGATCATGGCCAGCAGTAACTACTCCTACTAGATATTTCCCTAAGTTAGCAACAGTGCTTGGTGGGGCTGTAGCCAATGTAGTAGATTTTGAATCAGCATCTAATGTTGCAAGAACTACTCATTTCCGTGTTACAGTAAGAGACAACAAACCTGCAGGCCAAGCACAAACAGCTTACGCAACACAGACAATTGTTGTAGGTTCTGCAAGTGCATTTACCGTAAATACTTCAACATTAACTCCAAATACGAACTCTACAATTACGTGGGTGGTTTCTGGTACAACAGCTTCTCCATACAATGTTGCCAACGTGAAAATAGATTATACTTTTGATGGTGGTGCAACTTGGACGGTATTAGCTGCTTCTGTCCCTAACTCAGGTACTGCAAGTGTTTTAATTCCTGCATCTTTAGCGGGTAAAAGCGGACATGTAAGAGTTTCTGCAATTGGTAACGTGTTTTATGCTGTAAAGCAAAATAACGTTGCAACTTTAGGAACTTCCGAAGTTGGAAATGTAAAAACTGTTCAGATCTATCCGAACCCAGTTGATGATATTTTAAATGTTAAAAATATTTCTTCAAAATCAACATATGAAATTTACAATGCTCCAGGACAATTGATCTCTAAAGGAACAATCGGAGATGGTAAAATTGTTGTGAGAGATTTGGTAAAAGGTGTTTACTTCATCAATATAAATGAGAATGGTACAGATCTTAAAACTAAGTTTGTTAAAAAATAA
- the rpsL gene encoding 30S ribosomal protein S12, translated as MPTIQQLVRKGRVALTKKSKSAALDSCPQRRGVCTRVYTTTPKKPNSALRKVARVRLSNGKEVNAYIPGEGHNLQEHSIVLVRGGRVKDLPGVRYHIVRGALDTAGVSGRTQRRSKYGAKRPKPGQAAAAPAKGKKK; from the coding sequence ATGCCTACTATTCAACAATTAGTAAGAAAAGGAAGAGTCGCACTCACCAAGAAGAGTAAATCGGCTGCCCTTGATTCTTGTCCACAAAGACGAGGTGTATGTACGAGAGTATATACTACCACTCCTAAGAAACCTAACTCTGCACTTAGAAAAGTTGCAAGGGTAAGACTTTCTAACGGGAAGGAAGTCAACGCCTACATCCCGGGCGAAGGACATAATCTTCAAGAGCACTCGATAGTATTGGTACGCGGCGGAAGGGTGAAAGACCTACCGGGAGTACGTTATCATATCGTAAGAGGAGCATTAGATACTGCAGGTGTAAGCGGTAGAACTCAGAGAAGATCTAAGTATGGAGCTAAGAGACCAAAACCAGGTCAGGCAGCAGCTGCACCAGCTAAAGGAAAGAAAAAATAA
- a CDS encoding carbonic anhydrase family protein: MKRKKLNTLVPAGVKRAIVLLSFAPIVLLTSCNSDNNSEDMHELNSYPSDLISTPISTSNFPVAVAESQTPINIVPSSAIAFHSTDPTIHYGSVNLNSVVNNAGENLKVNVTGADNANNYITVGGKKFNLINFHFHYSSEHTVDGKYSKMEIHFVNVSADNSYAVLSVLVDIGAGNSSLQNLFAQSPTTSNATNSPNITFNLLDLFPSNKREYYTYSGSLTTPNFGASSNITNGGPVDWFVFKNKQQLSDVQFNSYTSIYTDPNFRAIQPLNGRKVYVNSGN; the protein is encoded by the coding sequence ATGAAAAGAAAAAAATTGAATACACTGGTTCCTGCCGGTGTTAAGAGAGCTATTGTCCTTTTGAGTTTTGCTCCAATAGTTTTACTAACGTCATGTAATAGTGATAATAACAGTGAGGATATGCATGAACTGAATTCATATCCGTCAGATCTCATCAGTACACCTATTTCTACGTCTAATTTTCCAGTTGCAGTAGCAGAATCTCAAACTCCCATTAATATTGTCCCTTCCAGTGCTATTGCTTTTCATAGCACAGACCCTACAATACATTACGGATCTGTAAACCTGAATTCTGTAGTAAATAATGCAGGAGAAAACCTTAAAGTAAATGTTACAGGTGCCGATAATGCCAATAACTATATTACAGTGGGAGGTAAGAAATTTAACCTTATTAACTTCCATTTTCATTACAGCAGCGAACATACTGTAGATGGAAAGTACAGTAAAATGGAGATTCACTTTGTAAACGTTTCTGCAGATAATTCATATGCTGTTCTTAGTGTCTTAGTAGACATTGGTGCGGGTAATTCTTCACTTCAAAACTTATTTGCACAGTCTCCAACAACAAGTAATGCTACAAATTCGCCTAATATTACATTCAATCTGTTAGATTTATTTCCAAGTAATAAAAGAGAGTATTATACGTACAGTGGTTCACTGACGACTCCAAACTTTGGAGCAAGTTCCAATATTACAAATGGAGGTCCTGTAGATTGGTTTGTATTTAAAAATAAACAGCAACTTTCTGATGTACAGTTTAATTCTTATACATCAATTTATACAGATCCTAATTTCCGAGCAATACAGCCTTTAAACGGTAGAAAAGTATATGTGAATTCGGGAAATTAA
- the rpsJ gene encoding 30S ribosomal protein S10, whose translation MSQRIRIKLKSYDYNLVDKSAEKIVKTVKATGAVVNGPIPLPTNKRIFTVLRSPHVNKKAREQFQLSAHKRLMDIYSSSSKTVDALMKLELPSGVDVEIKV comes from the coding sequence ATGTCACAAAGAATCAGAATAAAACTAAAATCTTACGATTACAACTTGGTAGACAAGTCTGCTGAGAAAATCGTAAAAACGGTAAAGGCTACTGGTGCTGTTGTAAACGGACCAATTCCATTGCCAACGAATAAGAGAATCTTCACTGTGTTGAGATCTCCGCACGTAAACAAGAAGGCAAGAGAGCAGTTCCAATTATCAGCTCACAAGAGACTAATGGATATCTACTCTTCTTCTTCTAAAACTGTTGATGCTCTAATGAAATTAGAACTTCCTTCAGGTGTAGACGTTGAAATTAAAGTGTGA
- a CDS encoding low affinity iron permease family protein: MPKSNNSVFEKFSNWATKFTGSSYAFIGATLIVIVWAVSGPIFNYSETWQLVINTGTTIITFLMVFLIQKAQNKDSKAIQIKLNELLAANEKASNRIVDIEDLTEKELDQLHCYYEKLSDFAEEDADIHSSHSIDAAKRNQDYKHDQFKKRHDEWLQKQTQKKGS, translated from the coding sequence ATGCCAAAATCAAATAACAGCGTTTTTGAAAAATTTTCAAATTGGGCTACAAAATTTACAGGAAGTTCTTATGCTTTTATAGGAGCCACTCTTATTGTTATTGTTTGGGCTGTTTCGGGGCCTATTTTTAATTATTCTGAAACTTGGCAGTTAGTTATTAATACCGGAACCACAATTATTACTTTTTTGATGGTTTTCTTAATTCAGAAAGCACAGAATAAAGATTCAAAAGCTATTCAGATAAAATTGAATGAATTACTTGCTGCCAACGAAAAAGCAAGTAACCGCATTGTAGATATTGAAGACCTCACGGAAAAAGAACTCGATCAACTTCATTGTTATTATGAAAAATTATCAGATTTTGCTGAAGAGGATGCAGATATTCACAGTTCGCACTCAATAGATGCAGCCAAAAGAAATCAGGATTATAAGCATGATCAGTTTAAAAAAAGGCATGATGAATGGCTTCAGAAACAAACACAGAAAAAGGGATCGTAA
- a CDS encoding MIP/aquaporin family protein gives MTPFIAEVIGTMLLILLGNGVVANVVLKDTKGNNSGWIVISTAWALAVFVGVQVAGPISGAHLNPAVTIGLAVAGKFSWDLVPTYIAAQMIGAALGAFLVWLVYKDHFAVTEDEGGKLACFSTGPAIRKPLSNFISETIGTFVLVFVIFYFADPSLSLHNDTTAKIGLGSIGALPVAFLVWAIGLSLGGTTGYAINPARDLGPRIMHSILPIKGSSDWGYAWIPVAGPIFGAILAALLYGALN, from the coding sequence ATGACTCCATTTATTGCAGAAGTAATTGGTACAATGCTTCTTATATTATTAGGCAACGGCGTTGTAGCCAACGTTGTTTTGAAAGACACTAAAGGAAATAACTCCGGGTGGATTGTTATTTCTACTGCTTGGGCACTGGCCGTTTTTGTAGGCGTTCAAGTTGCGGGCCCAATTAGTGGTGCGCATTTGAATCCGGCCGTTACAATCGGTTTGGCAGTGGCAGGAAAATTTTCGTGGGATCTTGTCCCAACATATATTGCAGCCCAAATGATCGGAGCAGCATTGGGAGCATTTCTTGTCTGGCTGGTTTACAAAGATCATTTCGCAGTTACCGAAGATGAAGGTGGAAAACTCGCTTGTTTCAGTACAGGTCCTGCGATCAGGAAGCCTTTATCAAACTTTATCAGCGAGACTATTGGAACTTTCGTATTGGTTTTCGTGATATTTTATTTTGCAGACCCGAGTCTCTCTTTACATAATGACACGACTGCCAAAATAGGGCTAGGATCAATCGGTGCATTGCCGGTAGCATTTTTAGTTTGGGCGATCGGACTTTCATTGGGAGGAACGACGGGATACGCGATTAATCCCGCAAGAGATCTTGGGCCAAGAATTATGCACTCTATTCTTCCAATTAAAGGAAGCAGTGATTGGGGATATGCCTGGATTCCTGTTGCCGGACCTATTTTTGGAGCCATTTTAGCAGCTCTTCTCTATGGAGCATTAAATTAA
- a CDS encoding glycerol-3-phosphate dehydrogenase/oxidase, which produces MKRNEELIKLANTQEWDFIVIGGGASGLGSALDATSRGFKTLLIESHDFAKATSSRSTKLVHGGVRYLAQGDIGLVKEALKERGLLAQNAAHVVKNQSFIIPNYTWWGGIYYKIGLSIYDFLAGKLSLGRTQYISKSKTVSKLPTIEQKNLMSGVVYQDGQFDDARLAINLAQTIIEKGGSAINYLKVINLIKSDANKIIGVVAEDQFTQKRYEIHAKVVINATGIFTNDILNMNNPKHGKFVVPSQGIHLVLDKSFLKSDDAIMIPKTSDGRVLFVVPWHDRALVGTTDTLLENESFEPRALEEEINFVLNTARQYLSKKPTREDVKSVFAGLRPLAAPKDGSKSTKEVSRSHKVVTSDTGLISIIGGKWTTYRKMAEDTINKAMEIHNLGMTTSKTEKLSIHGNVKAEQVDRSSHLYVYGSDIPSIKMLQNSNPIYSEKIHPDQPFTVAEIVWAVRNEMAETIEDVLARRVRMLFLDARAAIDSAHKVSLIIAEERGLSAEWASQQEKEFIELAKGYLLIPYSPKNNQP; this is translated from the coding sequence ATGAAACGAAATGAAGAACTCATTAAATTAGCCAATACCCAGGAGTGGGATTTTATTGTTATTGGTGGTGGAGCTAGTGGTTTAGGTTCTGCATTGGACGCAACAAGCAGAGGATTTAAAACTTTACTGATAGAATCTCACGATTTTGCAAAGGCAACATCCAGCAGAAGTACCAAACTTGTACATGGAGGCGTAAGATATCTTGCTCAGGGCGATATCGGATTGGTAAAAGAAGCTTTAAAAGAAAGAGGCTTGCTTGCACAAAACGCAGCACACGTTGTAAAAAATCAATCTTTCATTATCCCCAACTATACTTGGTGGGGAGGTATTTATTATAAAATAGGATTATCTATCTATGATTTTCTTGCCGGGAAATTAAGCCTTGGAAGAACACAATATATAAGTAAGTCTAAAACTGTCAGCAAACTTCCAACGATTGAGCAGAAAAACCTCATGAGTGGTGTTGTTTATCAAGACGGACAATTTGACGATGCACGTTTAGCGATTAATTTAGCTCAAACCATTATTGAAAAAGGAGGAAGTGCTATTAATTATTTAAAAGTAATCAATCTTATTAAAAGTGATGCTAATAAAATAATCGGAGTTGTTGCAGAAGATCAGTTCACTCAAAAACGATATGAAATTCATGCAAAGGTTGTCATCAACGCGACAGGAATTTTCACGAATGACATCCTTAATATGAATAATCCAAAGCACGGAAAATTTGTTGTTCCAAGTCAGGGTATTCATTTGGTTTTAGATAAATCTTTCTTAAAAAGCGATGACGCCATCATGATTCCAAAAACGTCAGACGGAAGAGTTTTGTTTGTCGTTCCGTGGCACGACAGAGCTTTAGTTGGAACAACCGATACTTTATTAGAAAACGAAAGTTTTGAACCAAGAGCTTTGGAAGAAGAAATTAATTTCGTTTTAAATACAGCAAGACAATATCTTTCTAAAAAACCAACACGTGAAGATGTAAAATCTGTTTTTGCAGGATTAAGACCGCTTGCCGCTCCAAAAGACGGAAGCAAAAGCACTAAAGAAGTATCCAGAAGTCATAAAGTGGTTACGTCTGATACCGGATTGATTTCAATCATCGGTGGAAAATGGACGACCTACCGTAAAATGGCAGAAGACACCATTAACAAAGCCATGGAAATTCACAATCTGGGAATGACAACTTCTAAAACAGAGAAATTATCCATTCATGGTAATGTAAAAGCTGAGCAGGTAGACAGAAGCAGTCATTTATATGTTTACGGTTCAGATATTCCTTCAATAAAAATGTTGCAAAACAGCAATCCTATATATTCAGAAAAGATTCATCCGGATCAACCTTTCACAGTTGCAGAAATAGTCTGGGCAGTAAGAAATGAAATGGCGGAAACAATAGAAGATGTTTTAGCAAGAAGAGTCCGCATGTTATTCTTAGATGCAAGAGCAGCGATCGACAGTGCACATAAAGTATCGTTGATCATTGCAGAAGAAAGAGGACTTTCAGCAGAATGGGCAAGCCAACAGGAAAAAGAATTCATTGAATTAGCAAAAGGTTATTTATTAATACCCTACTCTCCTAAAAACAATCAACCATAA
- the glpK gene encoding glycerol kinase GlpK gives MSEKLILALDQGTTSSRAILFNHSGEIKQISQRNFEQIFPTPGWVEHDANEIWSSQISVAAETIAKAGISGLEIAAIGITNQRETTIVWDRETGEPIYNAIVWQDRRTSKYCDSLKEEGHTEMIKKKTGLVLDAYFSATKLKWILDNVEGAREKAEEGKLCFGTVDTWLVWKLTRGKMFITDVSNASRTMLLNIHTLEWDDDLLKLFNIPKAILPQVKQSSEVYGETSTTLFSTKIPIAGIAGDQQAALFGQMCTTPGMVKNTYGTGCFLLMNTGTEAVESKNNLLTTVAWKINGEVNYALEGSVFVGGAAIQWLRDGLKLINSAEEINTLAQTVEDNGGVYFVPALTGLGAPYWDQYARGTLVGITRGTTNGHIARATLEGIAFQVYDIVRAMEADSGTPSLELRVDGGASASDLLMQIQSDLFGFKITRPKTLETTALGAAYLAGLAVGYWKSVDEIQSQWIVDKDFHPKLDKEKADNMIHFWNKAVKRSQNWIED, from the coding sequence ATGAGTGAAAAATTGATCCTCGCTCTAGACCAAGGAACAACATCTTCTAGGGCTATTTTATTCAATCACAGCGGAGAAATTAAACAAATCTCCCAGAGAAATTTTGAACAGATATTCCCGACTCCAGGTTGGGTAGAGCATGACGCGAATGAAATCTGGTCTTCTCAAATTTCCGTTGCAGCTGAAACCATTGCCAAAGCAGGTATTTCAGGATTAGAAATTGCAGCTATCGGAATTACCAATCAAAGGGAAACTACCATTGTTTGGGACAGAGAAACAGGAGAACCCATTTACAATGCTATTGTTTGGCAGGACAGAAGAACGTCTAAGTATTGTGATTCTCTTAAAGAAGAAGGTCATACGGAGATGATCAAAAAGAAAACCGGACTTGTATTGGATGCTTATTTTTCGGCAACAAAATTAAAATGGATATTAGATAACGTAGAAGGAGCAAGAGAAAAAGCGGAAGAAGGCAAATTATGTTTCGGAACTGTTGACACTTGGCTTGTTTGGAAACTTACCCGCGGAAAAATGTTCATTACTGATGTTTCCAACGCCAGCAGAACGATGCTTTTGAACATTCATACTTTAGAATGGGATGATGATTTGTTGAAATTATTCAATATTCCGAAAGCTATATTGCCGCAAGTGAAACAAAGCAGTGAAGTGTATGGTGAAACATCAACAACATTATTTTCAACGAAAATTCCTATTGCAGGAATTGCAGGAGATCAGCAAGCTGCCTTGTTCGGACAAATGTGTACGACTCCGGGAATGGTAAAAAACACCTACGGAACAGGATGCTTCCTATTAATGAACACTGGAACAGAAGCCGTAGAATCTAAAAATAATTTACTGACAACTGTTGCCTGGAAGATAAATGGAGAAGTAAATTATGCACTAGAAGGAAGTGTATTCGTAGGCGGTGCAGCAATACAGTGGTTAAGAGACGGACTTAAATTAATTAATTCAGCTGAAGAAATCAACACACTTGCCCAAACCGTAGAAGATAATGGTGGCGTTTATTTTGTGCCGGCACTTACAGGTTTAGGAGCACCTTATTGGGATCAATATGCGAGAGGAACTCTTGTCGGAATTACCAGAGGAACAACCAATGGACACATTGCCAGAGCTACTTTGGAAGGAATTGCATTTCAGGTGTATGATATTGTAAGAGCCATGGAAGCAGACTCAGGAACACCTAGTCTTGAACTTAGAGTTGATGGTGGAGCTTCTGCGAGCGATTTATTAATGCAGATTCAATCTGATCTTTTTGGATTTAAAATTACACGACCAAAAACATTAGAAACAACAGCATTGGGTGCCGCTTATCTTGCAGGTCTTGCCGTTGGATATTGGAAAAGTGTAGACGAAATCCAATCTCAATGGATCGTGGACAAAGATTTTCATCCAAAATTGGACAAAGAAAAAGCCGATAATATGATTCATTTCTGGAATAAAGCTGTAAAACGCTCTCAAAACTGGATTGAAGATTAA